The Maylandia zebra isolate NMK-2024a linkage group LG7, Mzebra_GT3a, whole genome shotgun sequence genome contains a region encoding:
- the lrrc10b gene encoding leucine-rich repeat-containing protein 10B: protein MGNSSRKGGGEEEEEEGGKDGEEAEFSEKEKEVVQEVEEELPLGVEELLESGDPVLDLSYRKFKRLPSRVCDLMHLEKLYVCGNSLRTLPDSISQLQGLRILALDFNKIEDVPLAVCDLTNLTRLYLGSNRLMSFPPELSNLQNLRCLWMESNYFQRFPRVLYDLPNLKSLQMGDNRLKTLPPDLWRMEALRGLWLYGNRFDTFPKVLLRMKSLEILDLDRNKISEIPSLKRLRALRLFSYDHNPVKEPPIVGEDAVLVGEGAAEFLEVREARKERRRKAAEKEAEELALAGEEPVIHGILKNSSSKQAPNEAAVTIEDTDVKEEELLVKEEEVEDEVEEEEGGYVEPPINEYGGTELEYDEEAVEYETEELICEGEGFEFEGEELEYERAEMDYEDVEELDDTGRQDEGA, encoded by the coding sequence ATGGGCAACTCGTCCAGGAAGGGAgggggagaagaagaggaggaagagggggggAAAGATGGCGAAGAGGCAGAATTTTCCGAGAAGGAGAAGGAAGTAGTGCAGGAAGTAGAGGAGGAACTTCCGCTTGGAGTGGAGGAGTTGCTGGAGAGTGGAGACCCCGTGTTGGACTTGAGCTACCGTAAATTTAAGCGTTTGCCTTCACGTGTTTGTGACCTGATGCATCTGGAGAAGCTTTATGTTTGTGGAAACAGCCTGCGCACCCTGCCCGACAGCATCTCCCAGCTGCAGGGTCTGCGGATACTTGCCCTCGACTTCAACAAAATAGAAGATGTTCCTCTGGCCGTCTGCGACCTCACTAACCTAACCCGTCTCTATTTGGGCAGCAACCGCCTAATGAGCTTTCCACCTGAGCTGAGCAACCTGCAGAATCTGCGGTGCTTGTGGATGGAGAGCAACTACTTCCAGAGATTCCCACGAGTGCTCTATGACTTACCCAACCTCAAGTCCCTGCAGATGGGGGACAACCGCCTGaagactctgcctcctgacTTGTGGCGCATGGAGGCTCTGAGGGGATTGTGGCTCTACGGAAACCGCTTTGACACCTTCCCAAAAGTCCTTCTTCGAATGAAGTCCTTGGAGATCCTAGACCTGGACCGCAACAAGATATCAGAAATTCCCAGCCTGAAGCGTCTCAGAGCCCTGCGCCTTTTCTCCTATGACCACAACCCAGTCAAGGAACCTCCTATAGTAGGTGAAGACGCTGTCTTGGTTGGGGAGGGAGCTGCAGAGTTTTTGGAGGTGCGTGAGGCCAGGAAGGAGAGACGACGAAAGGCAGCAGAGAAAGAGGCAGAAGAGCTGGCACTTGCAGGAGAGGAGCCAGTGATTCATGGCATCCTCAAGAACAGTAGCTCAAAGCAAGCACCAAATGAAGCTGCAGTGACCATAGAGGACACAGATGTTAAAGAGGAAGAGCTTCTGGTGAAGGAGGAAGAAGTGGAGGATGaagtggaggaagaggaaggagggTATGTGGAGCCTCCAATAAACGAGTATGGCGGGACTGAGCTCGAATATGACGAAGAGGCGGTCGAATATGAGACAGAGGAGCTGATATGTGAGGGAGAAGGGTTTGAGTTTGAGGGAGAGGAGCTAGAGTATGAGAGGGCTGAGATGGACTATGAGGATGTGGAGGAGTTGGATGACACAGGGAGACAAGATGAAGGGGCGTGA
- the LOC101473241 gene encoding acyl-CoA Delta-4 desaturase, whose protein sequence is MGGGSQQTVPGEPDSGKAKGVYTWEEVQSHCSRNDQWLVIDRKVYNITQWAKRHPGGFQVISYYAGEDATEAFTAFHPDPKFVQKFLKPLLIGELATTEPSQDRDKNAAIVQDFEALRARVEKRGLFRAQPLFFFLHLSHILLLEALGWLTVWMWGTGWIQTLVCSVFLATAQAQAGWLQHDFGHLSVFKKSSWNHLAHKFVIGHLKGASSNWWNHRHFRHHAKPNIFIKDPDINTLHLFVLGRTQPVEYGIKKIKHMPYNRQHKYFFLVGPPLIIPVFFNIHVMQTMVSRRDLVDLAWFISFYLRFFSSYIPLYGLVGSLVLISIVRFLESHWFVWVTQMNHIPMDIDHEKHKDWLTMQLQSTCNIEQSFFNDWFSGHLNFQIEHHLFPMMPRHNYHLVAPQVRELCEKHGIPYQEKTLWRGFADIVTSLKTSGDLWLDAYLHK, encoded by the exons ATGGGAGGTGGAAGCCAGCAGACGGTGCCAGGAGAGCCGGACAGCGGGAAAGCTAAAGGTGTTTACACCTGGGAGGAGGTGCAGAGCCACTGCAGCAGGAATGATCAATGGCTGGTCATCGATCGAAAGGTTTACAACATCACTCAGTGGGCCAAAAGGCATCCGGGAGGGTTTCAAGTCATCAGCTACTATGCTGGAGAGGATGCCACG gaAGCATTCACTGCTTTTCATCCTGATCCTAAGTTTGTGCAAAAGTTTCTGAAGCCACTGCTGATCGGAGAGTTGGCAACGACTGAGCCGAGCCAGGACCGAGACAAAAAT GCAGCCATCGTGCAGGATTTTGAAGCATTACGAGCTCGGGTGGAGAAAAGGGGTCTGTTTCGAGCTcagcctttgtttttcttcctccacCTCAGTCACATCCTGCTGCTAGAAGCCCTCGGATGGCTGACCGTCTGGATGTGGGGCACAGGCTGGATACAAACACTTGTGTGCTCTGTGTTTCTCGCAACCGCTCAG GCACAGGCTGGATGGCTGCAGCATGACTTCGGTCACCTGTCTGTCTTCAAAAAGTCCAGCTGGAATCACCTCGCCCACAAGTTTGTCATTGGTCATTTAAAG ggaGCTTCTTCCAACTGGTGGAATCACCGACATTTCAGGCATCACGCTAAACCCAACATCTTCATTAAGGACCCGGATATCAACACGTTGCACCTCTTCGTACTTGGCCGAACTCAACCAGTGGAA TACGGGATAAAGAAGATCAAACACATGCCTTACAATCGTCAACACAAGTACTTCTTTCTTG tgGGACCACCGCTGATCATTCCAGTTTTCTTCAACATTCATGTAATGCAGACCATGGTATCCCGGCGTGACTTGGTG GATCTGGCTTGGTTCATCTCATTCTACCTTCGCTTCTTCTCCTCTTATATACCCCTGTATGGCCTAGTTGGCTCATTGGTGCTCATAAGCATAGTCAG GTTTTTGGAGAGTCACTGGTTTGTGTGGGTGACTCAGATGAATCACATACCGATGGACATCGATCATGAAAAGCACAAGGACTGGCTGACCATGCAG TTACAATCCACCTGTAATATTGAGCAGTCCTTCTTCAACGACTGGTTCAGTGGACACCTCAACTTTCAAATCGAGCACCA CTTGTTTCCAATGATGCCGCGGCACAACTACCACCTGGTGGCCCCACAGGTCCGTGAGCTCTGCGAAAAACACGGGATTCCGTACCAAGAAAAAACTTTGTGGCGAGGCTTCGCTGATATTGTCAC GTCACTGAAAACCTCAGGGGACCTCTGGCTCGATGCATATCTCCATAAATGA